From one Colletotrichum destructivum chromosome 3, complete sequence genomic stretch:
- a CDS encoding Putative acyltransferase ChoActase/COT/CPT, choline/carnitine acyltransferase produces the protein MVMSAALRAFQARSAAARTSSLRNLRFNRPTFAAAMAPATKRNNSSLPSGYVEDKSKGPMLRFQDSLPRLPVPTLEETAARYVKTLHPLLSESEFAASKKAVEDFVKPGGVGSKLQEKLLARREDPAHRNWLYEWWNDAAYLSYRDPVVPYVSYFYSHRDDRRRRNPAKRAAAITSSVLEFKKQVDDGTLEPEYMKRLPICMDSYKWMFNTSRVAAKPADYPVKFSHKDHKYIIAIRKNQIFKILHEVDGKQLNASELEQQFNKVYELAQRVPAVGALTSENRDVWADAREILLKASPKNAAALETIEASSFVVCLDDASPVTLEERARQYWHGDGANRWYDKPCQFIVNDNATSGFMGEHSMMDGTPTHRLNDFINDLIFNNKIDLSDPSIRSNLPDPQIVKFEITKEVQAEIDRARKDFHDVISQHELAVQAYQGYGKGLIKKFKCSPDAYVQMVIQLAYHKMYGKNRPTYESAATRRFQQGRTETCRTVSDSSVAWCNAMADPNVEDKDKVDLFRQAIDSHLEYITAASDGKGVDRHLFGLKKLLEPGQELPAIYQDPAFTYSSSWYLSSSQLSSEYFNGYGWSQVIDGGFGIAYMINENSINFNVVSKGLGSQRMSFFLNEAAGDMRDLLMPTIKPAKAKL, from the exons ATGGTCATGTCGGCCGCTCTACGAGCTTTCCAGGCTAGGTCTGCCGCGGCACGAACGTCGTCTTTGAGAAATCTTAGATTCAATCGACCC ACCTTTGCAGCAGCCATGGCTCCCGCCACGAAACGGAACAACAGTTCCCTTCCTTCAG GATATGTCGAGGACAAGTCCAAGGGCCCCATGTTGAGGTTCCAGGACTCTCTGCCCCGGCTACCCGTACCTACACTCGAGGAGACAGCGGCGCGCTATGTCAAGACACTAcacccccttctctccgAGTCCGAGTTCGCCGCCAGCAAAAAGGCCGTTGAAGATTTCGTTAAGCCCGGTGGCGTCGGTAGCAAACTTCAAGAGAAGCTGCTGGCCCGCAGAGAAGACCCTGCCCACCGAAACTGGCTGTACGAGTGGTGGAACGACGCAGCATACCTGAGCTATAGAGACCCTGTCGTGCCCTACGTCAGCTACTTCTACTCCCACCGCGATGAccggagaaggagaaatCCCGCCAAGAGAGCAGCCGCCATCACATCTTCTGTCCTTGAGTTCAAGAAACAGGTCGATGACGGTACCCTCGAGCCCGAATACATGAAGAGACTCCCCATCTGCATGGACAGCTACAAGTGGATGTTCAACACAAGCCGTGTCGCCGCAAAGCCCGCCGACTACCCAGTCAAGTTCTCCCACAAGGATCACAAGTACATAATCGCCATCCGCAAGAACCAGATCTTCAAGATTCTGCACGAGGTCGATGGCAAGCAGCTCAACGCGTCAGAACTCGAGCAGCAGTTCAACAAGGTCTATGAGTTGGCCCAGAGAGTCCCTGCCGTTGGTGCCCTGACCAGTGAGAATCGCGACGTCTGGGCCGATGCGCGCGAGATCTTGCTCAAGGCTAGCCCCAAGAACGCTGCTGCGCTGGAGACCATCGAAGCGTCTTCCTTCGTTGTCTGCCTTGATGACGCCTCCCCCGTTACCCTCGAAGAGCGTGCGCGTCAATACTGGCACGGAGATGGCGCTAACCGTTGGTACGACAAGCCGTGCCAGTTCATCGTCAACGACAATGCTACCTCGGGCTTCATGGGAGAACACTCCATGATGGACGGAACCCCTACACACCGTCTCAACGACTTCATTAACGACCTCATCTTCAATAACAAGATCGACCTCTCCGACCCATCCATTCGCTCCAACCTGCCGGACCCTCAAATTGTCAAGTTCGAAATCACCAAGGAAGTCCAGGCCGAGATTGACCGCGCAAGGAAAGATTTCCACGATGTCATCAGCCAGCACGAGCTTGCCGTCCAGGCCTACCAGGGCTACGGCAAGGGCCTGATCAAAAAGTTCAAGTGCTCGCCCGATGCCTACGTTCAAATGGTCATCCAGCTGGCCTATCATAAGATGTACGGCAAGAACCGCCCTACGTACGAGTCGGCCGCTACCCGCCGCTTCCAACAGGGCCGCACCGAGACGTGCAGGACCGTGTCGGATTCCTCCGTTGCTTGGTGCAACGCCATGGCCGACCCCAACGTTGaagacaaggacaaggtcgACCTGTTCCGCCAGGCCATTGACTCCCATCTCGAGTACATTACCGCTGCTTCGGATGGCAAGGGCGTTGACAGACACTTGTTCGGCCTGAAGAAGCTTCTGGAACCTGGCCAAGAGCTGCCGGCCATCTATCAAGACCCTGCCTTTACGTACTCGTCATCTTGGTACCTTTCGTCTTCGCAGCTTAGTTCCGAGTACTTCAACGGCTACGGATGGAGCCAGGTCATTGACGGCGGATTCGGCATAGCTTACATGATCAATGAGAATAG catcaacttcaacgtcGTCTCCAAGGGTCTTGGCAGCCAGCGCATGAGCTTCTTCCTCAACGAGGCCGCGGGCGACATGCGCGACCTGCTCATGCCCACCATCAAGCCGGCAAAGGCCAAGCTGTAA
- a CDS encoding Putative SANT/Myb domain, SWIRM domain, Homeobox-like domain superfamily protein gives MEDQTNYGISNAASPGSNPILSQPPLQPAAPAAGDGAEDVQMTEGPVAELNIKQDSATPAPGVTSDNPLDAPDGPAPEATQDEEMGGSRDETKDAQVAKDSDDNIANDADGQDSKTKETLESAAREHLISQTHAIVLPSYSTWFDMNTINDIERKAMSEFFNSRNRSKTPAVYKDYRDFMINTYRLNPVEYLTVTACRRNLAGDVCAIMRVHSFLEQWGLINYQVDAEQRPSHVGPPFTGHFKIICDTPRGLQPWQPSADAVVSAGKPSTDTDKKVTATPGAKSDLNLEVSRNIYEASAKGTKLNKTEPKTNGETPVTNGISGVEEATKTPIVKVNCHTCGIDCTRLYYHSSQADPNSKTKYDVCPSCYLEGHLPGNQTSAQFTRMENPTYTTVLDRDAPWSDAEILRLLEGIERMDDDWNEIADHVGTRTREECVLQFLSLDIEGKYADSDLAVNAPTGLAMLGQQGGHLPFSQADNPVMSVVGFLAGLADPASTAAAANKSAEELKRKLRRRLEGGHSEEQAATNGKGKDKDGGDSMDIDIRQDITTTTTTTTRTTTLATIPMATMGARAAGLVSHEEREMTRLVSAAANLTLQKLELKLKYFNEMEAILQAERRELERGRQQLFLDRLAFKRRVREVQDSLKTAVETGGDQGLKMAQDAMMDGANLTFQAAPGPGAVPPLSSEGQIKSFEA, from the exons ATGGAAGACCAAACGAACTACGGCATCTCGAATGCCGCTTCTCCAGGCAGCAACCCAATTCTTTCGCAGCCACCTCTGCAGCCTGCTGCACCCGCGGCAGgtgatggcgctgaag ATGTCCAGATGACCGAGGGCCCTGTTGCCGAACTCAACATCAAGCAGGATAGTGCAACTCCCGCGCCGGGTGTCACATCTGACAACCCTCTCGATGCTCCGGATGGCCCTGCGCCTGAGGCTACGCAGGACGAAGAAATGGGCGGTTCTCGCGACGAAACGAAGGATGCCCAGGTCGCAAAGGATAGCGACGACAACATTGCAAACGATGCAGACGGTCAAGATtccaagaccaaggagaCGCTTGAATCTGCAGCCCGGGAGCACCTCATCTCGCAAACACATGCAATTGTCCTGCCGAGCTACAGCACCTGGTTTGATATGAACACCATCAACGACATTGAGCGCAAGGCTATGTCCGAGTTCTTCAACAGTCGCAACCGCAGCAAGACTCCCGCCGTCTACAAGGATTACCGCGACTTCATGATCAACACTTACAGACTGAACCCTGTGGAATATCTCACTGTCACGGCTTGCCGGCGCAACTTGGCTGGAGATGTTTGCGCCATCATGCGCGTTCACTCATTCCTTGAACAATGGGGCTTGATCAACTATCAG GTTGATGCCGAGCAACGACCTTCGCACGTTGGCCCTCCCTTCACTGGCCACTTCAAGATTATCTGCGATACGCCCCGCGGCCTCCAGCCATGGCAGCCCTCTGCTGATGCCGTCGTTTCGGCAGGCAAGCCAAGTACCGATACTGACAAGAAGGTTACGGCAACGCCTGGTGCCAAGAGCGATCTCAACTTGGAAGTTAGCCGGAACATATATGAGGCAAGCGCCAAAGGAACGAAGCTCAACAAGACGGAGCCAAAGACTAATGGCGAAACACCTGTGACTAACGGTATCTCGGGTGTTGAGGAGGCTACCAAGACGCCCATTGTCAAGGTTAACTGCCACACCTGCGGTATTGACTGTACCAGGTTATATTACCACAGCTCACAGGCCGATCCTAACTCCAAGACCAAGTATGATGTCTGTCCCAGCTGCTACCTCGAGGGTCATCTTCCCGGCAACCAGACAAGCGCCCAGTTTACCCGTATGGAGAATCCCACTTACACAACTGTCCTCGATCGGGATGCGCCTTGGAGCGATGCAGAAATACTGCGGTTGCTTGAGGGCATCGAGAGGATGGATGATGACTGGAACGAAATCGCGGACCATGTGGGCACTCGAACACGCGAAGAGTGCGTCTTGCAGTTCCTGTCCCTGGACATTGAGGGCAAGTACGCAGACTCGGACCTTGCGGTGAATGCGCCAACCGGCCTTGCCATGCTCGGACAGCAGGGTGGTCACCTACCCTTTAGCCAAGCGGACAACCCTGTTATGTCCGTGGTCGGCTTCCTTGCGGGTCTCGCAGACCCTGCCAGCACGGCGGCAGCTGCCAACAAGTCAGCCGAGGAGCTCAAACGCAAGCTTCGCAGGCGACTCGAGGGTGGACACTCCGAGGAGCAGGCTGCAACCAAtggcaagggcaaggacaaGGATGGTGGTGACTCAATGGACATCGATATTCGACAAGACATaacgactacgacgacgactacgacaAGAACGACGACTCTGGCGACAATTCCAATGGCTACGATGGGTGCCCGTGCCGCCGGTCTCGTTTCACACGAGGAGCGTGAAATGACACGACTTgtctctgctgctgccaacCTCACGCTGCAGAAGCTGGAGCTAAAATTGAAATATTTCAATGAGATGGAAGCCATTCTGCAGGCAGAGCGAAGAGAGCTCGAACGCGGCCGGCAACAGTTGTTCTTGGACCGTCTTGCATTCAAGCGCCGTGTCCGAGAGGTGCAAGATTCACTCAAGACGGCAGTCGAGACGGGCGGGGACCAAGGCCTGAAGATGGCACAAGATGCGATGATGGACGGTGCCAACCTCACATTCCAGGCGGCACCTGGGCCCGGCGCGGTGCCGCCACTGAGCAGCGAAGGACAGATTAAGAGTTTTGAAGCTTGA
- a CDS encoding Putative electron transfer flavoprotein alpha subunit/FixB encodes MLFLARRAATSGAAAASRGLSGFRSRSTRSLLSTLAILEQKEGQLNHGSLGAITAAKKLGGPIHGFVAGSNIKGVADEAAKVEGVEKIIAVENAAYEKGLPENFAPLLIENIKKGGYTHIIAGHTAFGKNLMPRVAALLDSQQISDITSIENENTFVRPIYAGNAIATVESSDAIKVVTIRATAFPAAEVASGSAAIEDGVDPKSESTTEWVSEDLAKSDRPDLSTASRVVSGGRGLKSKEDFDKVMLPLADSLGAAVGASRAAVDSGYADNSLQVGQTGKVVAPQLYLAVGISGAIQHLAGMKDSKVIAAINKDGDAPIFQIADVGLVGDLFDKVPELTEKIKQQ; translated from the exons ATGCTCTTTCTTGCTCGAAGAGCCGCTACCAGCggggctgcggcggcgtctaGGGGACTTTCGGGGTTCCGGTCTCGATCAACAAGAAGCCTCCTGTCCACCCTTGCGATTCTTGAGCAGAAGGAGGGTCAATTGAACCATGGATCCTTGGGCGCCATCACCGCTGCAAAGAAACTGGGCGGTCCTATTCACGGCTTTGTGGCGGGAAGCAACATTAAGGGGGTTGCCGATGAAGCAGCCAAGGTTGAGGGTGTCGAGAAGATCATTGCAGTTGAAAACGCCGCTTACGAAAAG GGCCTGCCCGAGAACTTTGCGCCGCTCTTGATTGAAAACATCAAGAAGGGCGGATACACTCACATTATTGCTGGGCATACTGCCTTTGGCAAGAACCTGATGCCTCGCGTTGCGGCCCTGCTGGACTCGCAGCAGATCTCCGACATCACCTCCATCGAGAATGAGAACACGTTCGTTCGCCCCATTTACGCTGGTAACGCCATTGCGACCGTCGAATCGTCCGACGCGATCAAGGTCGTCACAATCCGAGCAACTGCCTTCCCGGCTGCAGAGGTCGCCAGTGGCTCAGcggccatcgaggacggcgtcgatccCAAGTCCGAGTCTACTACCGAGTGGGTGTCGGAGGATCTCGCCAAGTCGGACAGGCCTGACCTCTCAACTGCGAGCAGAGTTGTGTCTGGCGGCAGAGGTCTCAAGTCAAAGGAGGATTTTGACAAGGTCATGCTCCCTCTGGCCGATTCTCTGGGGGCTGCTGTCGGGGCTTCGAGAGCTGCCGTTGATAGCGGATATGCCGACAACAGCCTTCAAGTCGGCCAAACTGGCAAGGTCGTTGCACCTCAGCTGTATTTGGCCGTGGGCATCTCTGGTGCCATCCAGCACCTAGCGGGTATGAAGGATAGCAAGGTCATTGCCGCTATCAACAAGGATGGAGACGCCCCCATTTTCCAAATCGCAGATGTTGGTCTCGTCGGCGACTTATTTGACAAGGTGCCTGAGTTGACGGAGAAGATTAAGCAGCAATGA
- a CDS encoding Putative ferredoxin-NADP+ reductase, adrenodoxin-type, FAD/NAD(P)-binding domain-containing protein — protein MLLSRAQARLAPAHSHALVRLRTGTGAPGLRPMNTVASAKRQVRQSDAPFRLAVIGSGPAGFYAAYRVMSQLPAAKVDMYESLPVPFGLVRFGVAPDHPEVKNCQDKFEEVASSPNFSFMGNVSIGDSALHPDSCTAPFPTLLRNYDAVLLAYGAAKDRTLGIPGESNLQGVYSARQFVGWYNGLPEYSGLAPDLTKGEEAVIIGQGNVALDVARMLLEDIDVLRRTDITEEALAQLATSRIKRVRIIGRRGPMQAAFTIKEARELMKTQNVAFHPVDKTLVPPDIKSLPRAARRLMEVVAKGSAARPEDAAKSWSLDFCLSPVEFRASETAPSDVGSTVFERTELSHKFDPGAQARLTGETLAMPSSLVFRSIGYKSVPLPGLGEAGIAFDERRGVVMNDGRGRVLGTDQGKGSDSTQSGVSAGVYCAGWVKRGPTGVIASTMQDAFETGDSIVQDWLSGLQFLSQANANPAAGWEGVRGEIGESASKRIGWDDWRKIDDAEKEKGRAIGKAREKFTSTKAMLEVLS, from the exons ATGCTTCTGTCCCGAGCCCAGGCCCGACTGGCCCCGGCTCATAGCCATGCCCTAGTCCGCCTGCGGACGGGCACCGGCGCCCCGGGATTGCGACCGATGAACACAGTCGCATCTGCCAAGAGACAAGTCCGTCAATCCGACGCCCCGTTCCGTCTGGCTGTCATCGGCTCAGGGCCCGCCGGTTTCTACGCCGCTTACCGCGTCATGTCACAACTACCAGCAGCTAAGGTTGACATGTACGAGTCGCTACCCGTTCCTTTCGGCCTCGTTCGTTTTGGAGTCGCCCCAGACCATCCCGAGGTCAAG AATTGCCAAGATAAGTTTGAAGAAGTTGCAAGCTCGCCCAACTTCTCTTTCATGGGTAATGTCTCCATTGGCGACTCGGCTCTTCATCCCGACAGCTGCACTGCCCCGTTCCCCACGTTACTGCGCAACTACGACGCCGTGTTGCTGGCGTACGGGGCCGCCAAAGACAGAACTCTCGGCATTCCGGGAGAGTCTAATCTTCAGGGTGTCTACTCGGCCCGTCAGTTTGTGGGCTGGTATAATGGGCTCCCAGAATACTCTGGACTGGCGCCGGATCTAACaaagggcgaggaggctgTCATTATTGGCCAGGGTAACGTGGCTCTGGATGTTGCTAGGATGCTTCTCGAAGACATTGACGTTCTACGGCGGACCGACATTACGGAAGAGGCACTGGCTCAGCTTGCAACCTCCCGTATCAAACGAGTCCGCATCATTGGAAGACGCGGACCGATGCAA GCAGCGTTCACTATCAAGGAGGCCAGGGAGCTAATGAAAACCCAAAATGTTGCCTTTCATCCTGTGGATAAGACTCTCGTTCCCCCGGATATCAAGTCGCTGCCCAGAGCAGCGAGGCGCTTAATGGAGGTGGTCGCCAAGGGCTCTGCAGCTCGCCCAGAAGATGCTGCTAAGTCATGGTCACTCGACTTTTGCCTCAGCCCTGTTGAATTCCGAGCCAGTGAAACGGCCCCGTCTGACGTCGGGAGCACCGTTTTCGAACGAACGGAACTGTCTCACAAGTTCGACCCTGGTGCCCAGGCGCGCCTCACTGGGGAAACATTGGCAATGCCATCGAGCTTGGTTTTCCGGTCTATCGGTTACAAATCCGTACCATTGCCGGGGCTCGGGGAAGCCGGTATAGCATTCGATGAGCGGCGAGGCGTCGTGATGAACGACGGACGTGGTAGAGTTCTTGGAACGGACCAGGGCAAAGGCTCTGACTCGACCCAGTCAGGAGTATCTGCCGGCGTCTACTGCGCTGGATGGGTGAAGCGAGGTCCAACTGGCGTGATTGCTTCGACGATGCAGGACGCCTTCGAGACAGGTGACTCCATTGTCCAGGATTGGCTTTCCGGCTTACAGTTCCTCTCTCAAGCCAACGCAAACCCCGCGGCTGGCTGGGAGGGTGTTCGAGGTGAGATAGGCGAGTCGGCATCTAAGAGAATTGGATGGGATGACTGGCGTAAGATCGATGACgcagagaaggaaaagggcCGAGCCATAGGCAAAGCGCGGGAAAAGTTTACATCCACCAAGGCTATGCTGGAGGTGCTCTCATAG
- a CDS encoding Putative DNA mismatch repair protein, S5 domain 2: MATIKPIEGRTVHQIQSGQVIVDLCSVVKELVENSIDAGASSIDVRFKNQGLDSIEVQDNGSGISPDNYETIALKHYTSKLSTYSDLATLQTFGFRGEALSSLCALSQFSIVTCMADDVPKGTKLDFESSGKLKDTHVVASQRGTNVIVEGLFHNLPVRRRELQRNIKREWNKVIALLNQYACIQTGVKFSVSQQPTKGKRIVLFSTKGNPTTRENLVNIFGAKTMTVLVKLDLPLEFEPTPGPGLKSVVKDKQASTEVRVQGYVSRPAHGEGRQTPDRQMFFVNGRPCGLPQFAKVFNEVYKAYNASQSPFIFADIQLDTHLYDVNVSPDKRTIMLHDQNRMLESLKEALASLFQSQDYSIPAAQQLTQKVQPNRTTAVSQNDDPETDNESPKQTASPAPDNGSGSGDDSDNENKVRPRSHNRPAQRARTSKSRTLTSAELQSQSLISRWVGRTADDSTVLHEEQGTRSESESSLANDEDARDLAPPHTTQVSGSEDEAPGGLHQYKASQPEARSVIAVETPRRVLDFNARLAETDDKNGTDTCPGNDLRPGDGEKHNEQAQIPAITPIRTPRDGSLASSLTPLPHKRPSRDVATVTIGDSTVTDSVETTPKRARIGSGLSYLPGLTSRTTAFRPLTMSTTTNAFFGSRLTQMFSAAQSINQEEGTRGRAELAPKTGPDADADSDDEGSNRGSQPSDSCLDEPTNNVVDEQGSPSVSNVADDLSSPPAEKPPGRNIESAQTTTKDNGANGSLGQLSVTDHRSHMLKGGIRRKDATLQHRQNLRVDVADLQSRVQAWKAEIKRATPEHSRFTGASVIDAEDPEEVLSLIISKSDFAKMTIVGQFNLGFIIAVRHAPRDEDGGISGDDELFIIDQHASDEKYNFERLQSTTVVQSQRLVHPKQLELTALEEEIIMENIPALDVNGFKVGIDSSGDQPVGSRCKLLALPLSRETTFTLSDLEELVSLLGDHHLTETSSSVPRPSKVRSMFAMRACRSSVMIGKALAQRQMEKLVRHMGELDKPWNCPHGRPTMRHLSGLGPWDGMGWKETEPRVSWAKYARN; the protein is encoded by the exons ATGGCTACAATCAAGCCCATAGAGGGCCGTACA GTACACCAGATCCAGTCCGGCCAAGTCATCGTCGACCTCTGCTCTGTCGTCAAAGAATTGGTAGAGAACAGCATCGACGCTGGCGCTTCTAGCATAG ACGTGCGCTTCAAGAACCAGGGGCTGGACTCTATCGAAGTTCAGGACAACGGCTCGGGTATATCCCCCGACAACTACGAGACCATCGCACTGAAACACTACACCTCCAAGCTCTCAACCTACTCCGACCTCGCTACTCTCCAGACCTTCGGCTTCCGTGGAGAGGCCCTGTCTTCATTATGTGCCCTGTCTCAGTTCAGTATTGTAACATGCATGGCCGATGATGTTCCAAAAGGCACCAAGCTCGACTTCGAGTCCTCGGGGAAGCTTAAGGATACGCACGTCGTCGCTTCCCAAAGAGGCACCAATGTCATCGTTGAGGGTCTCTTCCACAACCTTCCCGTGCGCCGCCGCGAACTACAGCGCAACATCAAGCGGGAATGGAACAAGGTCATCGCCCTCCTGAACCAGTATGCCTGTATTCAAACAGGTGTTAAGTTCTCAGTTTCACAGCAGCCCACCAAGGGGAAGCGTATCGTCCTTTTCTCCACAAAAGGCAATCCCACCACGCGCGAGAACCTCGTCAACATTTTCGGCGCCAAGACCATGACAGTCTTGGTCAAACTCGACTTGCCTCTCGAGTTTGAGCCTACTCCTGGACCCGGGTTGAAGTCTGTTGTTAAGGACAAGCAGGCTTCTACCGAGGTTCGCGTCCAAGGATACGTGAGTCGGCCGGCCCACGGAGAAGGTCGTCAGACTCCTGATCGACAAATGTTTTTCGTCAACGGCAGACCTTGCGGGCTACCTCAGTTTGCCAAGGTATTCAACGAGGTGTACAAGGCGTATAATGCATCGCAGTCCCCTTTCATATTTGCAGACATTCAACTTGATACCCATTTGTACGATGTAAACGTCAGCCCAGATAAACGCACCATCATGTTGCATGACCAAAACCGCATGTTGGAGTCTTTGAAGGAAGCGTTGGCGTCTCTATTTCAGTCCCAGGACTACTCTATTCCGGCCGCCCAACAGTTGACGCAGAAGGTGCAGCCAAACAGGACAACGGCGGTTTCTCAGAACGACGACCCAGAAACTGATAATGAAAGCCCGAAACAGACCGCAAGCCCGGCTCCTGACAATGGGTCCGGCTCTGGAGACGATAGCGACAACGAGAACAAGGTTCGACCTCGCTCTCACAACAGGCCAGCCCAGAGGGCTCGTACCTCGAAATCCAGGACGCTCACTTCTGCGGAGCTCCAGTCACAAAGCTTGATAAGCCGGTGGGTTGGACGAACAGCAGACGATTCCACCGTACTACATGAGGAACAGGGCACAAGATCTGAATCTGAGAGCTCTCTTGCCAATGATGAGGACGCGAGGGATTTGGCGCCGCCTCATACAACTCAAGTGTCTGGGTCGGAAGACGAGGCCCCTGGGGGACTGCACCAATACAAGGCGAGCCAGCCCGAGGCTCGATCTGTCATTGCTGTCGAAACACCACGACGTGTTCTTGACTTTAATGCTCGACTtgccgagacggacgacaaGAATGGCACTGACACTTGCCCCGGTAACGACCTGCGTCCTGGAGATGGCGAGAAGCATAACGAACAGGCCCAGATTCCAGCTATAACACCGATTCGAACGCCACGAGATGGGTCTCTTGCGTCCTCGTTGACACCTCTGCCACACAAGCGGCCATCACGGGACGTTGCGACTGTTACCATTGGTGACAGCACAGTCACAGACTCCGTCGAAACCACACCCAAGAGAGCAAGGATTGGGTCGGGGCTGTCATACCTGCCGGGACTAACGTCAAGGACAACTGCATTCAGACCATTAACGATGTCCACGACAACAAATGCCTTCTTTGGCTCACGTCTGACCCAGATGTTTTCGGCAGCTCAGTCGATTAACCAGGAAGAGGGCACTCGAGGAAGGGCCGAACTGGCACCAAAAACCGGTCCtgacgcggacgcggactcggacgacgaagGGTCCAACAGGGGCAGCCAGCCGAGTGATTCGTGCCTGGATGAGCCAACGAACAATGTTGTTGACGAGCAAGGTTCACCGTCTGTTTCAAACGTCGCCGATGACCTCTCAAGTCCACCGGCCGAAAAGCCGCCAGGTCGCAACATTGAATCAGCACAGACAACGACAAAAGACAATGGTGCAAATGGTTCTCTCGGGCAACTCAGCGTCACAGATCACAGGTCACATATGCTCAAGGGGGGTATCAGGCGCAAAGACGCCACTCTACAGCATAGGCAAAACCTGAGGGTGGATGTAGCCGATCTGCAGTCTCGCGTTCAGGCGTGGAAAGCAGAAATCAAGCGTGCCACTCCGGAGCATAGCCGGTTTACTGGGGCCTCTGTTATCGATGCAGAAGATCCCGAAGAAGTCTTGTCCCTCATCATATCGAAATCAGACTTCGCCAAGATGACCATTGTCGGTCAGTTCAATCTAGGCTTTATTATTGCCGTTCGCCACGCGCCTagagatgaagatggcggcaTCTCTGGGGACGATGAACTGTTTATCATCGACCAACACGCTTCCGACGAAAAATACAACTTCGAAAGGCTGCAGTCGACGACAGTCGTTCAGTCACAACGACTAGTGCATCCCAAACAGCTGGAGCTTACGGCCTTGGAGGAAGAAATCATTATGGAGAACATTCCGGCATTAGACGTCAACGGCTTCAAGGTCGGTATAGATAGCTCAGGCGACCAGCCGGTGGGGTCCAGGTGCAAGCTTCTCGCTTTACCCCTGAGCCGTGAAACGACTTTCACGCTGTCCGACCTTGAAGAGCTCGTATCTCTCCTTGGCGACCACCACCTGACCGAGACCAGCTCGTCCGTCCCGCGGCCATCCAAGGTGCGCTCCATGTTCGCCATGAGGGCGTGCCGTAGCAGTGTCATGATTGGCAAGGCTTTGGCGCAGCGGCAGATGGAGAAACTGGTCCGCCACATGGGTGAGCTGGACAAACCTTGGAACTGTCCGCATGggcggccgacgatgaggcaCCTGAGTGGTCTTGGCCCCTGGGACGGCATGGGATGGAAGGAGACCGAGCCTCGGGTCAGCTGGGCTAAGTATGCTCGGAATTGA